The genomic DNA AGAGACGACCGTTAGACCCGATGACGTGTTTCTGCGCATGAGCTTAGCGAGCCAgcgtcgccatgacatcgccttcACCTACAACCGTGATCGGGGATTTCTGTTGGAGAAGCACTTTCAGTCTATCTTTATACTTGTACTGTCTTTGATTTGGTCATCTTTATTCTTGTACTGTCTTTGATTTGGTAATCTTTacactgtactgtctttgattTGGTCATCTTTacactgtactgtctttgattTGGTCACCTTTacactgtactgtctttgattTGGTCATCTTTATACTTGTACTGTCTTTGATTTGGTCACCTTTacactgtactgtctttgattTGGTCATCTTTacactgtactgtctttgattTGGTCATCTTGTCACTCTACTGTCTTTGATTTGGTCATCAAAAATAACCACACGATGTCAGAGTTTGTTGATTTAGTTTTGCTGCTGCCATCTACGGAAGATATTTGAAAgagaaaaattataaaaaaaacttCCCAAACTGATGGAATGACAACATAAGAAGACAAAAGGAAAGTTGTTACATTTTATTCCGATTATTAGCTGTAATCATTTCACATGCTTAAGGAACAGTGTTAGAACGTTCCgaatcagaacagagacagaagGTTTATAAGTACAAGCAACACAGAGACTTAGAAATCTGGAAAGACAGTCATTTTAAATAGTGTATTCTTGATACATGGTAGAGCCTATgattcactctcacacacacacacacacactcagactctttctctctctctaaaatggTATAACTGCTTGcattttgccggaccccaggaagagtagctgctgccttggggaTCCACAATAAATCCAAATTTCTCTGTCAGTCCAGAGGTACAGGGCACAAGGACAGACACACCAGGTTAGCAGCGTAGAAACATATCTGCATCAGcaccacacagtctcctctgttcAAATATATAGACGACGGACTGATGTAGGCCAGGTCATAGTTCACCAGAGTCAAAGGTCGCCCGCAGTGCTTGTCGCTCAGGGCAACCAGGGCCCGCGCCATGCAGTACTTGGCGCCGCAGCTGAAGGCCGTCACCGACCGCACAGTGGAGAAGTGCATCAGGAAACACGGGTCGTCCTACaggggccggggggggggggagaagagaggggaggtgagGTCATCAAAGGGGGACTAGAAGAAGAAGAATGTCACAGTAAATGTTGTAATGGAACAACTGTTCACCTTGCAGTGAGGACAGAATCATGGCGGCCCCAAGAGTCAACACTTAAATGTAAACACGGATGTAATGCAAAATCTGAGAATGATGTTCCTTACCACGTCCGGATCCCGCCCGTCCAGCAGAGTGAGGTCCTGGAGGAGCCAGACTTCCGTCCTCAAGTAGGAGTCCTCCAAGCAGGAACTCAGGCAAAACTGAGACTTGAGCTTCTTTTTCGATCCGGATTTCTGGGAATTCAGCAACTTGTTTGATCCAGAATACAGTGATTTCCGAGATCTCACCACACACAGCTGCACCTCTTTGGTCTTGGTCACTGTGGACCAGAGGACAACAATTATGTTTTGGAAAGGAATAGTCAAGCCGTTTTCTCAAGCAAAGCTAATGTTGTTTTTCCCAATAGGGGACAAAATGCATTGTTCCAAAAGGGATGCCGTTTTCCCGAGGACAACGGATGTTATCCAGCAATTGGAAATTCAATTAGCGAATAGAAGTAATACTCCTCTATTGGTGACATTCACGGACTGTATCCAAAGACAAACTATTCAAGCCTATTTTCCATAGCAGATGCAGTGTGTTATATGACCTTAGTAACCTCCTCATCAACAGACTTCCCTGAGGtctttgagaaaaaaaaaaacaatccatCCATCCGTCATTAAAAAGAACAAGTAGTCCTAAAACAGAAACATCATCATCTCTTCATCAGAGACCAAAGGAAAGTAAGAACGGAAGAAAACAGAAGAAAAACCACAACATCATTTAGAAAGAGATTTGGTCACACATGGGACTGGAACCCGcaaccctggcattacaagcatcatactctaccaactgagccacacgggaccatcaaTCCATCATTATAAAGAAGAAAAACTGCACGGAAACAGACAGAACATCATTTAGAAAGAGAAATAGAAGGAGAGAAtcgtacaaaataaaaaaaaaagcaagatgattgaataaataaatgaacaataaaatcaaacaaatgaaacagaagaTGCTGATTTTTACCGTAGACACAGAGAAAATGTCTTCCTGGTGTTGCTTCATGTATCTCTATAAACTTCTGTAGTTTCTGTCCTTCAGGTCTAAACAACATCCTCTGCATCTCTTTTCTCAGTAGGGACGACATCTCAACACAGGGATGGACAGGCTGGGACAGAGGAGGCGAGAGGGATGGACACtctgacagaggaggagaggaagagagagggatggacactgacagaggtggagagaaggagagcaacagagtgggacaggaggagaggaggagagctacagaggaggacagaggaggagagaggaggacagctacagaggaggacagagaaggagaggaagagagaggaggacagctacagaggaggacagagaaggagaggaggagagaggatgagagctacagaggaggacagagaaggagaggaggagagaggaggacagctacagaggaggacagagatggagaggaggagagaggaggagagctacagaggaggacagagaaggagaggaggagagaggaggacagctacagaggaggacagacagagtggaagagaggaggagagagggatactgggacagaggaagagaggaggagagagacagactgggacagaggagagaagagagggatatgGGGATGGGGAGGAAAGTGTTGCaacaggagaagagagacagaaaagagaaaaccACTCAGTCAACAGGAGGGGAAGTAGGAGGTTGGAGAGAGTCTATAAAACCGGGAaagtggtgttgtgtgtgtgtgtgtgtgtgtgtgtgtgtgtgtgtgtgtgtgtgtgtgtgtgtgtgtgtgtgtgtgtgtgtgtgtgtgtgtgcgcgcggttGACATACCCTCACTCTCTatctatgtctttctctctctctctcacacacacacacacacacacacacacacacacacagtgcagcagTTATGGATGAGCCATGTATCCATCGACCATAATGATATCAGATTATTACTTCTCTTCACTGTAATCGCCCTCAGAGggacaagggagagagagagccagcaaTCAGACACAGGATgcttccctacatagtgcactacatttgactagggcccatagggaatagggagccatttgggaccctCAGATCCTCCCATCGATCGGCCCTATTAAACCTCTACTATTAAAGTCCATTATGACAGTCTGAAGTGACCAGGCTgggtgtctctctccctctccctctctctctctctctctctctccctctctctctctctctctcacacacacacacacacacacacacacacacacacacacacacacacacacacacacacacacacacacacagacaattcaAGTCCATTATAACAGTCTGAAGGGACCAGGCTGGGTGGCTCCACCATGGATCCTGGCATCTGCCTCAATGTGTATCATCATGTTCCATTAGATTGGAGTTATACTGACATgtataattgagagagagagacagacacaagtAGAAggcagaatcacacacacaccattttgcAACAAGCTctcagtctcacatcagaattagacatttatccatgtttctcaaatctCAAATTCCGAAGTGGTTCCAAACAGAACATTTTAAGGTTAGTCACTAATtctaaatggttaaggtaagggttaaggttagtcaCTAATtctaaatggttaaggtaagggttaaggttagtcattcattctgaatggttaaggtaagggttaaggttagtcattcattctgaatggttaaggtaagggttaaggttagtcattcattctgaatggttaaggtaagggttaaggttagtcattcattctgaatggttaaggtaagggttaaggttaggcattaattctgaatggttaaggtaagggttaaggttagtcattcattctgaatggttaaggtaagggttaaggttaggcattaattctgaatggttaaggtaagggttaaggttagtcattaattctgaatggttaaggataagggttaaggtttgggataggctttaaacaaaatatcaaaaacaactttctgtgGCTgaattcaaacatgcaacctttacATCCAAAGTCAGATGTTGACGTCAAATACagacttaaccattcagagttaatgccttaaCTGAACCCTAACCTTACAAATGTGGAGTGAATACCTAAACACTTAGACatttgacatttggaacaactttgaaatttgac from Salmo trutta unplaced genomic scaffold, fSalTru1.1, whole genome shotgun sequence includes the following:
- the LOC115190803 gene encoding exocyst complex component 1-like; translation: MSSLLRKEMQRMLFRPEGQKLQKFIEIHEATPGRHFLCVYVTKTKEVQLCVVRSRKSLYSGSNKLLNSQKSGSKKKLKSQFCLSSCLEDSYLRTEVWLLQDLTLLDGRDPDVDDPCFLMHFSTVRSVTAFSCGAKYCMARALVALSDKHCGRPLTLVNYDLAYISPSSIYLNRGDCVVLMQICFYAANLVCLSLCPVPLD